The Leptolyngbya sp. CCY15150 genome segment TCGAACGACTGAACAACACGTTAAGGCAGCGGATTTCTCGACTGGTGAGGAAGACACTGTCTTTTTCCAAGAAGCTAGAAAATCACATCGGTGCGATCTGGATGTTCATCCATGACTACAATCGCCGAGTCAGAGAGA includes the following:
- a CDS encoding IS1 family transposase, which encodes VYRQCAKVYTDYWEAYIEVIASKRHVVVDKDSGLTSYIERLNNTLRQRISRLVRKTLSFSKKLENHIGAIWMFIHDYNRRVRE